CGACGATGTCGAAACCGCTGAAGAAGTCTTCGCATTCCTGCTGTGTCAGGAAATCATTGACCGGCGGGTCTTCCTCCTCAAACTCGATGTTTACTCCGCGGATCTGCTTGAGGGAGTACATCCAGGAAGGCTTTCGGTAGAAGTGCGATATGATCGCGCGCCCGCCCGGTTTCAATACCCGGCGTATCTCATTGATCGCAAGCTGCGTATCTCCAGTCGCGTGGACGACGCCATTTGCCCAGACGGCGTCGAACGTGTTATCCTCAAAACTGAGATCGAGGACGCTCTCGACACGGACCTCCTCGGCCTTGACGCCCTCCATTTCAAAGTGGCGAAGCGTCATCTTGACCGCATTGGGTGTCAGATCCGTCGACGTGACACGCACACCGCGCTTGAGGAATTCCAGGCTGTCAAAGCCCATACCACAGCCTATCTCGAGAAGATGTTTTCCCTGAAGAAGTTCCGCCTCTCGATCTATGCGATCCATGATCCATGGAAACTTGTACGGGTTCATCCACTGCTGGATGTGGACGAAGAACTCCCGGCTTCCGATCTCAATGCTGTTATCGGTAACGTACTGGAGACCGAGTGTGTGCTCATTCCAATATTCGTAAATGGATTCGCGGACTCTGACGTCCGCATCCGTAGGAGCTGTGATTCCTGACATATTCGTTAGTGTTCGTTCTCCTGATTATGATTCTTCATCGCGACGATCGCCGCCCGACAGTCCGACAGGCCTTCTTCCAGTGTGTATCTGGGCGCAAACCCGAGCTCGCTCCGCGCCTTTGAAATATCGAATCCATTGTTGGTGTTGAAGAACTCGAGAGTGCGTCGTGAGACCGGCGGGTCGACACCGATTATGGCGGAGCCCGATTCGATGACTCGTGCCGCCACCTGCCCGGCAAGGTGCGGTACCCGAATCCACGGTTTCCGAAGTCCAAACACACTGCACATCGTGTCTATAAGGTCCGTTGTAGCCACGACCTGGTCACCGCCAATAATGTACGTCTCGTTGCCCGCAACGGGTTGACCCATAGCGAGGTCGAGGGCCTGCAACAGATCCGTAATGTATATGGGATGACGAACGTTCGCTCCACCGCCAATCATAGGAAAGGTACCCTTGCGAAGCGCGCGGTAAAGCTTTTGTGTACGCGGACACGTTGCTCCATAGACCCATGTCGGTCTCAGGATCACGGCAGGCAGTCCGGTTCGGTCGCAAAAAGCTCTAACCTCCGCCTCACCCGCCAGCTTGGTCTCTCCGTAGATTGATTGCGGGTGGCACGGAGACTCTTCGTCTGCCGGCCAAAACTCCAGGTTACCGTATACGGAAACCGAGCTGACGTGAACATAGCGCTCGACACTTTCGGCGACGGCAATACTCATGAGATCGCTGAGTCCGCGGACATTCACATCCCAGTACACTTCGTCACTCAGTTTTACGTCAAGGTGAGCACTGGCAAGATGGACGACGACATGTTGACCGCGCATCAGCGATTCAGTCGTGCCGATGTCCCGGTAGTCCATCGTATGTCTTTCGAATGCGGAAGACGAGCCTCCAGTCGGGTACCGAACATCGACGCCCGTGACCTGGTGTCCGGCGGCGGCCAGGTGTTCACAAAGCTCAAGTCCAATGAAGCCACCTGCGCCGGTGACGAGGATCCTCTTGCTGCTCATGCAGGGACCTCATCCTTGCGGCCCTGCACCATGACGACGTATCCCGGAGAGAAGAACAGCAGTCGATCCAATTGGGATACGAGCCAGAACAGAGGATATACTGCGGCATACATCCTGTAGGTCTTCCGGATGGACTGAATCTGGTCCAGCGTCTGAGGTGCGATGGTTCCGGTCCTGACGGGCTCGGGCCCTCCAGGGGAAAGCACTTTAACGTAAACAAAATTGATCGCGAGCTCGATCATTTCCGTAAAGAAGCGAGAAAAGGTAACGTCCCGGCCAGGCTCCAATCCCGAGGATTGCATAAGAGTGTTCAGCTCAAGCGTGCTGAAGCCGTCTCTGACGTGACCATACTTATCCTTAGTCATCCCGATCCAGTTCTTGATTCGATTCACGGTCCGGGTCGGATCTCCCCCGGGTACAGTGATCACAATACGGCCATTGTCCTTCATGATGCGGTAGAGTTCCGCCGTGAACAGGTCGGGTCGCGATACGTGTTCATGTGCATCAATTGCCACGACCCAGTCAAAGCTCCCGTCTGGATAAGGGATCTGGTCCTGTCTGGCAAGCAGAACGTCGACCCCGAGCAGATCGCTCATCTCGCCGATACCATCCGGTTCAAGGTCCGCAAATGACCATTCGCCCCCCAACTCTCTCAGGTAGTAGTTGATCGCCCCATTGTTGTCCCCGCATGTGACCAGAAGGCACTTCGCGTCTTCTCGCAGCGTCCCAAGAATATGCCGAAGGTGTTTCAGGCGAAGCTTCTTCTTGAGCGTCTTCTGAAACATCTGCAGCTGCCAGTGTGATGTTTCAGTCATGATTCATCGTCGTGGTAGTTCTGATCACCTTTCTAAACGGAGTCAAACGGATTCTTGGTGGGCCTTCGAGCACAGTTGTCCGTCGTCGGAGGGACTGTGTCGTTCTTCTGAGTAACTTACGCGGTAGACCGATCCGTCACCGGACTATAAGACCAGGAATCGAATGACCGTCAAGAACCAGCCGCGGTGGAAGTTTGTCGCGATTGCCGCGTTAATTCTGGGACTGCTCGCAGTTGTGGCCGGAGCCCTGATTTATCCGAGGCTCAACGGTCCGCGGCCCCCGGATCCTCACCGCTTTGACGCAAAGATCGCATCTTTCGGCGAAATAGACCGTGCGACCCCACCACCTGCCAATCCAATCCTGTTCGTGGGTAGTTCCAGTATTCGGCTCTGGCCAACGGACTCGCTGTTTTCGGAGTTCCCTATCCTCAACAGGGGATTCGGGGGATCTCACATCTCGGACGTCAATCATTTTGTGACAGAAGTCGTGTTGCCATACGCGCCACAGATAATTGTATTCTACGCGGGCGACAATGACGTAAACGATGGCAAAAGTCCGGCGAAAGTACTGAGCGACTATCGCAACTTCGTTTCATACGTTCGTGATGCGGGGCAGCGCCCGTTCATTCTATTTGTCTCGATCAAACCGAGCCCAAGTCGCTGGTCGGTCTGGCCGCAGATGGCCGAGGCGAATGATCTCATCCGTACATACTCTGAGTCCGATTCACTGCTCGGGTACGTTGATCTCGCATCGCTGATGCTGATTCCGGACGGGAGGCCGCGCAGCAGTTTGTTTGTGTCGGATTCCCTCCATCTCAGTGACGAAGGATATCGTGAGTGGACGGATGCCCTGCGGCCGGTTCTTGAATCGCTTTACTCAGAGTAGCAGTCGGTCGACATCCAGCTAAAGTGGGTGTTGATTCTCTGCAGCTCCTGCCGCCGACGGGGTTGATCCCATTCGAAGAGGGTCGATAGTTCGGCGGCCAGCGCCAGGGCGCGGGCCGGGTTATCTCCGATCGACGTCCGGCGGAGGATCAGATCGTCCAGATGCATGACGGCCTCCTCGGCGATGGTGCGCTTGAGCATCTCCCGCGTTGACGCGTCCAGCTGTTCCGGCCACCATTCGTACGCGTACCCGGTCTCCGCAGTCCGCTTGCCGATGGTCTCATCCCTCGGAATTCCGGCTGCGCCGTGGTCGGCCAAGCCCGGAAAGAGCCGCGACACCAGGCGGTGTGCGGTGTTTCTCGATGCCGTAAACCTGTTTCCCGCAACGCTGAATAAGCCTGTCGGGCCTCCCGCCTTGCCGTGATCTACAATGGAGGAATCGGAAGTCAGCTCTGTCGTCCGCTCGCGTTTGACCGGCAGGAATCCGGAAAAGACGTGCAGTATGTCGTCCGTTGTTAGCGCGATTCCCGGTACGGAATCGTTGATGTCGTCAAGGAAGGTGCGTAGCTCTGCCTCCGAGGGATCCGGTTCTTGGGATAAAGCGTCCCGACTTGCATGACCCGTACCGATCAACAGACGACCCTTCCACGGGTGAAGGAAATAGACCTGTCCGCCGGCATGAGAAGGTGCTACTGCCAGCGCATGATCGGAGAGAGCTTCCCGATCGAGGAGAACATTCCACGCGACCGAAAACCGAAAGAGCTCGGGATGGTCGCGGTCGAATGCCCGCCCCACGTCCCGGCTCCACGGGCCTGCCGCATTCACCACGAGAGGCGCCTTGAATCCAAGCTCTGTTCCGTCAACATGATCGACGGCGTACACGCCCACTACTCGCCCACCGGCGGTCATCAGATCGGATGCGGACACATAGTTCAGGACTACGGAGTCTGCCCGACAGGTTGCACGAAGGACCTCGATGATCAGCCGATGCGAATCGGGCATGCATGCATCGAACCAAAGTGCCCCGGCGCCGAGGCCTCTGGTTTCGACATCCGGATAGAGGCGTTTCACTTCCGACGCCGAGATGATAGTTCCCCGCGGTATGGATCTGTGGGCGGGAAGGCCCCTGTTTCGATCGACGGAAAGGAGGTGATCGATGGTCAAGGCCATTCGCATCACGCCCGGCCGACGCAGCCCGGCGTTGTATAGCGGCATCAGCACGGGCAGGGGTTGTACGAGGTCGGGGAACTGCTGTAAAAACCACCTCCGCTCGTTTACGAAAAGCCGATGTTGTCGGAGGTTCAGCCGCTGGAGATGTCGAAGTCCGCCATGGATGGTCTTGAGACTGTTGAAGCTGGTGGCGCTGCCGAAGTCATCTCTCTCCAGTAACAAGACGGAGACACCGCGGGCCGACGCCTCGAAGGCCAGCATCACGCCGTAGATACCACCGCCAACGACAATGAGATCGTATTCACGTTCGGCCGCGGCCGAAGGATTGCGCTGTAGGCTCCCTGGAGTCGTCATGCTGCTATCACGCCGCGCCGGTCTGTGTCTTGCCGTCGTACCATCTCTCGCTCCAGGCCTGAAAAACGATCATACTCCATAGCAAGTGGCTATGATTGGCCGTCCCCTGCAGGTGCTCCGACTTTAACCTTGACACCGTGTCGGTGCGAAATATCCCCTGTGTCGCCAGTCTTCTCTCATCCAGATACTCTTCCATCAACGGACGAAAACCCGTTCCTAGCCACGACTTGATCGGAATGCTGAACCCTTCCTTCGGACGGTTTGCACACTCTGGTGGAATCTGCCTGGAGGCTACTCGCTTGAGCAGGATCTTGGTCGACGTGCTCCGGACTTTCAGGTCGTCCGGAATCTGAAAGGCGAGATCAACCATGTTGATATCCAGAAACGGCACCCGTGACTCGAGCGAAACGGCCATCGACATGCGGTCAACTTTCGTCAGGATGTTGTCGCTGAGGTAGCTCTTGAAGTCAACATACAGAGAGCGGTTCACAGGCGTAAGGTGTTTCGCCTCGTCCAGCAGTCGAACGATATGGTCGCCCGTCTCTGTATTTCGATCTGCCAGGGCGTCGGGTGTGAACAGTTGCTGCAGTGTTGCCTCGGCGGCGAAGAGCCGCCAGCGTGCGTGTGAAAGCGCGGTCGAATGACCGGCACCCTCAACGAAGCGCTTCACCTTGTTGATCAGGCCTTTCTTTCTTGAACGTGGCCGAACGGCGCCGATTGTAGGCTCAAGTAGTCGCTGGCGGACCACTCGTGGTATGGCATCGTACAGCCGCGCGATGCGCGCGGCCGAATACGTCTCGTATCCACCGAAGAGCTCATCGGCACCGTCTCCGCTCAAGGCTACCGTAACGTGGCGCCGGGCCAGTCTTGAGACGAGGAAGGTGGGAAATATGGAGAAGTCACCGATGGGGTCGTCCAGGAAATGCATCAGGTCGTGGAACAGGTGGGCGACGTCGGGCCCGATAGTCTCCTGCACGTGCGATACGCCCAGGTGGCGCGCGACCCTCTGTGCCCAGTCGAGCTCGTTGTAGGACGGGTCCTCGAATCCGATACTGAACGTCCGCGCATCACCCATGGCCGACACAATCAGTGAAGAATCGACGCCGCCCGACAGGAATGCTCCCAGCGGAACGTCACTGACCATCTGCTGTGTGGTGGAGCGTCGAATCTGTTCGGTCACCATGTCTTCCCACTCGCGCTCCGGTCGCTGCGTCTCACCCGGGTACGTGGGAGCATTCCAGTACTGCACAGGTCTGGGATCCGGCGCACGGAGGTCTATGTCGATCATGGTGCCCGGCTCGAGCTTCCGGACCGAACGGAGAAGTGTCTGCGGTGCGGGGACGTATTCCCAGGCAAGAAAGTCAGCCAGCGCGTCGATATTCAGTACGCTGTGAACGAGGCCGCTGGCCAGCAAAGCCTTGACTTCGGATCCGAATACGATGTCATCCGGGCTGCAACAGTAGTAGAGCGGCTTGATCCCCACCGGATCTCGGACAAGCACCACTCGACCCGCCCGAACGTCGTGAAGCGCGATCGCAAACATCCCGTTGAGACGCCCCGCGAAATCTAGCCCGTACTCCTCATAGGCATGGACGATCACCTCGGAGTCGGACTCGGACCGAAAACCGTGACCTAGTCGCGAGAGTTCGCTCCTCAGATCACGGTAATTGTAGATTTCGCCGTTGAACACGGCGCGAATCGATCGGTCTTCGTTGAAGACGGGCTGCGCACCCCCCTCAATATCAATGACGGACAGGCGCCTCATTCCCAGAGCAACGCCGTTGACGATTTCGAGACCATCATCGTCGGGACCACGATGATGCAGCGTCTCTACCATCGACGCTAACGTTTCAATGGTGGGCGTTGGTCTACCCGAAAACCTGGCGATGCCTGCTATGCCACACATCCGTCGACTGCTTCAAGTATGATTTTCATCTTCCCGACGTAAGTCTCGCGCGAATACTTCTCGGCGTACAACGCGAGAGCGTTCTTCACCTTCTTTCGAGCCTGGTCTTGACTCGTCAACGCACGCAGGAGTCCGTCACTGAACGAGTCGGCGTCGGGCCTGACGAGAAATGCCACGTCCTCGTTCAGCGCCTGCGTGTGGGAGTGAATGTCGGTTGCAACGAGAGGAATCCCCGACGCGAGTTGCTCATAGACTTTGAGTGGCGTGTTGCCACCCACGGTCCTGGGTGATACGAGGACGCTGGCCTGTCCATTGAGATGCATCGCGGCAGCTCTTGATATCGAACCCGTAAAGTGGCATCGCGCGTTGATGTCGAGGTCTTGTGCCATGGCCCTGTAGTGGTCGATCTGTGCCGGTTTTCCTCCAGCAATCACCAGCGACACATCGTCTAATCTTGTTGCCAGCGCGGCAAACGCTTCCAGAAGAAGCTCAATTCCCTGATACGGTTCAAGCGTCCCGGCGTAGACGACCAGGCGATGGTCGCCAGGGAGCGGTATCGCGACGCGCTCTTCTTTTGATTCATCCCGTGGAGTGATCAGTTGGACAGGATCCAGCAGGGAGTTCTCGATCATGACATGCGGGCACCTGCCCTGCAGGATAGGTTCTGCGTAGTCGTACAGATCCTGACATATCGTGATAACCGCGTCCGCCGAACGCAAAGCCTTCTTTTCAAGAGCCTCGAATATCCAGATGATCAATTTCGATCGGGTGAACTCGAAGCTCTTCAACTGTTGTGGAAGCGACGAATGCATGTCGTAGACATATCGAAATCGAAATAGCGGCTTGAGCAAGACGCAGAAGAACACCGCTTCCTCGTGGGCATGAACGAAGTCGTATTTCCGCGTGAGAAGTAGCCCGACTGTCTTGAAGAACAGCCAGACGTCGAGAAAGAGCTTGAGCATCGAAGGTCCGACCTTCACGTTTCCGAGAACACGGAAGCGTGGAATGCGAACGATTCTCACCCGGCGTATGTCGATGTCCGCCCCCTCTCCGTACGTCAGAAGATCAATGTCGGCGTCTAGTTCGGCCGTTACGAGCGTGCGATAGTAAACGCTGAGCGGTGTCCCACGAGGCTGGAAGACCGGCTGTGGAGATATGACGAGCACCTTCATCAGGAGGTCGTCGTTGTTGAGTGTTTCGCTCGCTGCATGTTGAGCTGGTTGGCCAGGAATCGGACCGGAGTTTCGAGTTCGCCGAAGGTTCTGATGCTGTTGTTGCGGTCGATCAGCTT
The DNA window shown above is from Rhodothermales bacterium and carries:
- a CDS encoding FAD-dependent oxidoreductase produces the protein MTTPGSLQRNPSAAAEREYDLIVVGGGIYGVMLAFEASARGVSVLLLERDDFGSATSFNSLKTIHGGLRHLQRLNLRQHRLFVNERRWFLQQFPDLVQPLPVLMPLYNAGLRRPGVMRMALTIDHLLSVDRNRGLPAHRSIPRGTIISASEVKRLYPDVETRGLGAGALWFDACMPDSHRLIIEVLRATCRADSVVLNYVSASDLMTAGGRVVGVYAVDHVDGTELGFKAPLVVNAAGPWSRDVGRAFDRDHPELFRFSVAWNVLLDREALSDHALAVAPSHAGGQVYFLHPWKGRLLIGTGHASRDALSQEPDPSEAELRTFLDDINDSVPGIALTTDDILHVFSGFLPVKRERTTELTSDSSIVDHGKAGGPTGLFSVAGNRFTASRNTAHRLVSRLFPGLADHGAAGIPRDETIGKRTAETGYAYEWWPEQLDASTREMLKRTIAEEAVMHLDDLILRRTSIGDNPARALALAAELSTLFEWDQPRRRQELQRINTHFSWMSTDCYSE
- a CDS encoding glycosyltransferase family 4 protein, coding for MKVLVISPQPVFQPRGTPLSVYYRTLVTAELDADIDLLTYGEGADIDIRRVRIVRIPRFRVLGNVKVGPSMLKLFLDVWLFFKTVGLLLTRKYDFVHAHEEAVFFCVLLKPLFRFRYVYDMHSSLPQQLKSFEFTRSKLIIWIFEALEKKALRSADAVITICQDLYDYAEPILQGRCPHVMIENSLLDPVQLITPRDESKEERVAIPLPGDHRLVVYAGTLEPYQGIELLLEAFAALATRLDDVSLVIAGGKPAQIDHYRAMAQDLDINARCHFTGSISRAAAMHLNGQASVLVSPRTVGGNTPLKVYEQLASGIPLVATDIHSHTQALNEDVAFLVRPDADSFSDGLLRALTSQDQARKKVKNALALYAEKYSRETYVGKMKIILEAVDGCVA
- a CDS encoding methyltransferase domain-containing protein, yielding MSGITAPTDADVRVRESIYEYWNEHTLGLQYVTDNSIEIGSREFFVHIQQWMNPYKFPWIMDRIDREAELLQGKHLLEIGCGMGFDSLEFLKRGVRVTSTDLTPNAVKMTLRHFEMEGVKAEEVRVESVLDLSFEDNTFDAVWANGVVHATGDTQLAINEIRRVLKPGGRAIISHFYRKPSWMYSLKQIRGVNIEFEEEDPPVNDFLTQQECEDFFSGFDIV
- a CDS encoding methyltransferase domain-containing protein; translated protein: MTETSHWQLQMFQKTLKKKLRLKHLRHILGTLREDAKCLLVTCGDNNGAINYYLRELGGEWSFADLEPDGIGEMSDLLGVDVLLARQDQIPYPDGSFDWVVAIDAHEHVSRPDLFTAELYRIMKDNGRIVITVPGGDPTRTVNRIKNWIGMTKDKYGHVRDGFSTLELNTLMQSSGLEPGRDVTFSRFFTEMIELAINFVYVKVLSPGGPEPVRTGTIAPQTLDQIQSIRKTYRMYAAVYPLFWLVSQLDRLLFFSPGYVVMVQGRKDEVPA
- a CDS encoding NAD(P)-dependent oxidoreductase; translated protein: MSSKRILVTGAGGFIGLELCEHLAAAGHQVTGVDVRYPTGGSSSAFERHTMDYRDIGTTESLMRGQHVVVHLASAHLDVKLSDEVYWDVNVRGLSDLMSIAVAESVERYVHVSSVSVYGNLEFWPADEESPCHPQSIYGETKLAGEAEVRAFCDRTGLPAVILRPTWVYGATCPRTQKLYRALRKGTFPMIGGGANVRHPIYITDLLQALDLAMGQPVAGNETYIIGGDQVVATTDLIDTMCSVFGLRKPWIRVPHLAGQVAARVIESGSAIIGVDPPVSRRTLEFFNTNNGFDISKARSELGFAPRYTLEEGLSDCRAAIVAMKNHNQENEH
- the asnB gene encoding asparagine synthase (glutamine-hydrolyzing); the protein is MCGIAGIARFSGRPTPTIETLASMVETLHHRGPDDDGLEIVNGVALGMRRLSVIDIEGGAQPVFNEDRSIRAVFNGEIYNYRDLRSELSRLGHGFRSESDSEVIVHAYEEYGLDFAGRLNGMFAIALHDVRAGRVVLVRDPVGIKPLYYCCSPDDIVFGSEVKALLASGLVHSVLNIDALADFLAWEYVPAPQTLLRSVRKLEPGTMIDIDLRAPDPRPVQYWNAPTYPGETQRPEREWEDMVTEQIRRSTTQQMVSDVPLGAFLSGGVDSSLIVSAMGDARTFSIGFEDPSYNELDWAQRVARHLGVSHVQETIGPDVAHLFHDLMHFLDDPIGDFSIFPTFLVSRLARRHVTVALSGDGADELFGGYETYSAARIARLYDAIPRVVRQRLLEPTIGAVRPRSRKKGLINKVKRFVEGAGHSTALSHARWRLFAAEATLQQLFTPDALADRNTETGDHIVRLLDEAKHLTPVNRSLYVDFKSYLSDNILTKVDRMSMAVSLESRVPFLDINMVDLAFQIPDDLKVRSTSTKILLKRVASRQIPPECANRPKEGFSIPIKSWLGTGFRPLMEEYLDERRLATQGIFRTDTVSRLKSEHLQGTANHSHLLWSMIVFQAWSERWYDGKTQTGAA